One Xyrauchen texanus isolate HMW12.3.18 chromosome 34, RBS_HiC_50CHRs, whole genome shotgun sequence genomic window carries:
- the sms gene encoding spermine synthase: MAVLHYTLDLKLRAPADVSATVRGLQSIFQEQEMTENVHESEGNGYLATFIGKNGRFAILRMHSHGLVTFDLQCLEGDDVAQVDNLLNALEKKFKALLNGNVQRIKRLPALIRGSDVDRYWPTADGRLMEYDIDAVVYEKDSDYQKIKILHSRQFGNMLILNGDVNLAESDLPYTQAIMGSGKEHYAGKEVLILGGGDGGILHEAVKLKPKMITMVEIDELVIVGCRKHMRKTCGNVLDNLKGDCYEILVQDCVPVLKKFAEQGRTFDYVINDLTAVPISTAPEEDSTWEFLRLILDLSIRVLRPGGKYFTQGNCVNLIDALGEYEKLLGRLSCKVDFSKEVVCVPSYMELWVFYTIWKK; encoded by the exons ATGGCAGTGCTACATTACACCCTTGACCTCAAGCTCCGCGCGCCAG CTGACGTTTCTGCGACTGTGCGTGGCCTGCAGTCTATATTTCAAGAGCAGGAAATGACAGAGAATGTCCACGAATCGGAGGGAAATGGATATTTGGCCACCTTTATTGGCAAGAATGGCAG GTTTGCCATACTACGAATGCACTCTCATGGTCTGGTGACCTTTGACCTGCAGTGTCTGGAAGGGGATGATGTAGCGCAAGTGGACAAT CTACTGAATGCACTGGAGAAGAAATTCAAGGCTCTTCTAAATGGAAATGTTCAAAGGATCAAGAG ACTCCCTGCACTGATTCGAGGCAGTGATGTTGACAGATACTGGCCCACTGCTGATGGCAGGCTCATGGAGTACGATATTGATGCAGTTGTGTACGAGAAGGATTCTGATTACCAGAAAATCAAAATCTTGCATTCACGGCAGTTTGGCAATATGCTCATCCTTAACGGGGATGTCA ATCTGGCAGAGAGTGATCTGCCTTACACTCAGGCCATTATGGGCAGCGGCAAAGAGCACTATGCTGGAAAGGAGGTACTTATTCTGggaggaggagatggtggaatTCTCCATGAGGCGGTGAAGCTCAAACCAAAGATGATCACCATGGTTGAGAT TGACGAGCTGGTGATTGTCGGATGTCGGAAACACATGAGGAAAACATGTGGGAATGTTTTGGATAACTTGAAGGGAGATTGTTATGAA ATTTTGGTACAGGATTGTGTTCCAGTACTTAAAAAGTTTGCTGAACAAGGGAGGACGTTTGATTATGTAATCaatgacttgacagctgtccctATCTCCACAGCACCAGAAGAGG ACTCCACATGGGAATTCCTGAGGCTCATTCTTGACCTTTCAATCAGAGTTCTGCGACCTGGTGGGAAGTATTTCACGCAG GGTAATTGTGTGAATTTAATTGATGCACTCGGTGAATATGAGAAGCTTTTGGGGAGACTTTCATGTAAAGTGGACTTTTCCAAAGAGGTGGTGTGTGTGCCCTCATATATGGAGCT GTGGGTGTTTTACACCATATGGAAGAAGTAA